A portion of the Falco naumanni isolate bFalNau1 chromosome 9, bFalNau1.pat, whole genome shotgun sequence genome contains these proteins:
- the ZNF518A gene encoding zinc finger protein 518A gives MPSEKEHVFCDKNQIILLKHNAAKNFSTDTTLEKALVNDPLSMMTQPAILDVNLAYKLKNVKIDLPKVEIPNEVLMKHEVDRFRKLFQCRQQTARKSLSFEKINGSNPNCSEGSHLQNKPEVHFEEGLKTAAKILNFTCTKCKDNIRYSPNDLQKHFQLLHYGELPLYPCEMCNFSANDFQSFKQHRRTHRSTLVKCELCNDEHMYTLLDLTKHFTSKHCVNGHFQCEKCGFSTQDVGTFVQHIHRHNEIAYKCGKCRHVSFTKEEFQNHLLVHTSMFPFGCQYCSYSTPRKDYLLKHIIALHRDHLYAKEKLEKDKCEKRVTPAGLKLVLRRYKMGASKKALWRRKKTSSGSDNTGEENAQVLRSVNKIQTKAEELNQCVRDVEANEEKDQNIYAEKHNFMGGMLSATTAQYNKAGDGTSYGLGLLKNAVHGPTVLMVKNNKICIPANYSAKFMGFKMVDGKQHIVIKLLPTSKQNTHLLGQKADPIKGCSVSPLLQRADPCGLSSGAIPHVTDQSTLKNNSVHPLTSPPLSCSAPHSGKTKVEKQNNSLLYGRSVSQTVAPSNVAVGKSLSYLPMKLDSTVPLCDEVTKVGTRSNISWGSYSPPSHPQVLPPTITNTFCCDPMKMPFFPELKIQNHGLNNSNGTNNLYYSTSVDSSNEGLLSFHNYSKMDTSDNPCSIQMSTDDRYKEFISCKTVSFQNSRRNESASSYSESMKGLKPEKAVSAQSNINKTYGCISTRNNSLSFKSQSKCVVDSECFMEDQHSGQQYLDTDIHQGFENVAEKFQENASDCVNSVLMPKITSVFSLQSEQAANYLSPEINQLLQDVLKVKATTQQESPSKSNNCVKLHSDKLLSGHETGHKAFPHLKSSATACGFQRPPSNASFHLYKRELNTRCSTNDGTHCGRERQTPRTSFDSQGMDSLSRTPGAGTLLKTHTDTIVTQQLVKDKIASTVQSPSSFSPVIQEQKKTLLVQSSQSGFFVPLHLANQPGLQVVSGKSLPSTSSSEGRVTKGVPASFVLNKGPGMILTFSGAIGTVANVPSDSSQVLGRVASREYGKITIPASKVEGKNDSFRSVRSSCNRRACSTANDSLNSMPFKGPLVITNSSESSVKGISSVKVLPEHQDAVFRSSESVNQQQTKQKQHVYALLPDGQQAVFLKCTTPNKAVVHKHSVFQDNVHYQNSQPKKTGAMQQKLLLKVKTSTSDMLADTTQSVSNSVPSLQLDSSQSLTPALAQKQTNLTSNDALILPGRLTPANASLASSNPACCIPPVEPVYSKSAGTRLQQGSIESMQVITANNRNNFGSQKSTWSTRNRTAKVKPRLKQTGSKSSQTVGVQRNKNFKRKSKDNCPEPPRKKVMLHRKCKEKNQAEVVSETGGPYKPRASKETVRTLKLLPFNSKQLVKCPRRNQPVVVLNHPDADVPEVVNVMKTIAKFKGHVLKVSLSKRTIEALLQPAFCSSLDVTTDDLSRKRHRTIKPISPVKERFVLKLTLKKTSKNNYQIVKTTSDNTLKAKFSCWFCGRIFDNQDNWVGHGQRHLMEATQDWNLLM, from the coding sequence ATGCCATCTGAAAAGGAACATGTTTTTTgtgataaaaatcaaattattctGTTAAAACACAATGCTGCGAAGAATTTTTCTACAGATACTACTTTGGAAAAAGCACTGGTGAATGATCCTTTAAGTATGATGACTCAACCAGCAATTTTAGATGTCAATCTTGCTTACAAactaaaaaatgtgaaaattgaTTTACCCAAGGTGGAAATTCCAAATGAAGTATTAATGAAACATGAAGTTGATAGATTTAGAAAACTCTTTCAGTGTAGACAGCAAACTGCAAGGAAGTCCTTAagttttgagaaaataaatggaagcaATCCCAATTGTTCAGAGGGAAGCCACTTGCAAAATAAACCAGAAGTGCACTTTGAAGAAGGATtgaaaactgcagcaaagaTACTGAATTTCACATGTACGAAGTGCAAGGATAACATCAGATACAGCCCAAATGAtctacagaaacattttcagctgttaCACTATGGCGAGTTGCCTTTGTATCCTTGTGAGATGTGTAACTTCTCAGCTAAtgattttcagtcatttaaacAGCATAGACGCACCCATCGTAGCACTTTAGTAAAATGTGAGCTCTGTAATGATGAGCATATGTACACTTTGTTGGATTTGACAAAACACTTCACATCAAAGCATTGTGTAAATGGTCACTTTCAATGTGAAAAATGTGGGTTTTCTACCCAGGATGTGGGCACGTTTGTTCAGCACATTCACAGACATAATGAGATTGCATATAAATGTGGAAAGTGCCGTCACGTAAGCTTTACAAAAGAGGAGTTCCAGAACCATCTTCTTGTTCATACCAGTATGTTTCCTTTTGGTTGTCAATATTGCAGTTACAGCACGCCACGGAAAGattatcttttaaaacacatcatAGCTTTGCATAGAGACCACTTATATGcgaaagaaaaactggaaaaggataaatgtgaaaaaagagTAACGCCAGCAGGACTGAAGCTTGTTTTAAGAAGGTATAAAATGGGAGCATCAAAAAAAGCCCTCTGGAGACggaaaaaaacaagcagtgGAAGTGACAacactggagaagaaaatgcacaAGTGCTAAGAAGTGTGaataaaattcaaacaaaagcTGAGGAGCTGAACCAGTGTGTGAGAGATGTGgaagcaaatgaagaaaaagatcaaaatatATATGCAGAAAAGCATAATTTCATGGGTGGAATGCTCTCTGCAACTACTGCACAATACAATAAAGCAGGTGATGGAACAAGTTACGGCCTGGGATTATTGAAAAATGCTGTTCATGGGCCAACGGTATTGATGgtcaaaaacaataaaatatgcATTCCAGCAAATTACAGCGCTAAATTTATGGGATTTAAAATGGTAGATGGAAAACAACATATTGTTATAAAATTGTTACCTACAAGTaagcaaaatacacatttgctGGGTCAGAAAGCTGATCCTATTAAAGGCTGTTCTGTATCTCCTTTGCTACAGCGTGCTGATCCCTGTGGCTTGTCATCTGGTGCTATACCACATGTAACTGACCAGTCAACCTTAAAGAACAATTCTGTTCACCCATTAACCTCCCCACCTTTATCTTGTTCTGCTCCtcattcaggaaaaacaaaagtggaaaaacaaaataactcCTTATTGTATGGTAGGAGTGTTTCTCAAACTGTAGCACCTTCTAATGTAGCTGTAGGAAAAAGTTTGAGTTATTTGCCAATGAAGTTGGACTCAACTGTACCTCTGTGTGATGAGGTGACAAAAGTTGGAACTCGAAGTAATATCTCGTGGGGAAGCTATAGTCCTCCAAGTCATCCTCAGGTATTACCACCCACtattacaaatacattttgctgTGACCCTATGAAAATGCCCTTCTTTcctgaactgaaaatacaaaatcatgGCCTGAATAATAGTAACGGAACTAATAATCTCTATTATTCAACTTCAGTGGATTCTTCTAATGAAGGGTTGCTGTCTTTTCACAACTATTCCAAAATGGATACTTCGGATAATCCATGTAGCATTCAGATGTCAACAGATGACAGATACAAAGAATTTATATCTtgcaaaacagtttcttttcaaaacagtagGAGAAATGAATCTGCATCTTCATATTCAGAGTCGATGAAAGGCCTAAAACCAGAGAAGGCTGTATCAGCCCAGTCAAATATCAATAAAACCTACGGATGCATAAGCACTAGGAataattctctctcttttaaaagcCAATCTAAATGTGTTGTTGACAGTGAGTGTTTTATGGAGGACCAGCATAGTGGCCAACAGTATTTGGACACTGACATACATCAAGGCTTTGAGAATGTGGCAGAGAAATTCCAAGAAAATGCCTCTGATTGTGTTAATTCGGTCTTAATGCCTAAAATTACATCAGTTTTCTCCTTGCAGAGTGAACAGGCAGCTAATTATTTATCACCTGAAATAAACCAGTTACTGCAAGATGTGTTAAAAGTGAAAGCGACTACTCAGCAAGAATCCCCCAGCAAGTCAAATAACTGTGTAAAACTTCATTCTGACAAGCTGCTTTCTGGTCATGAGACAGGGCATAAAGCCTTTCCACATTTAAAAAGCTCTGCAACTGCATGTGGTTTTCAGAGGCCTCCTTCTAATGCGAGCTTTCATTTATATAAGAGAGAGTTGAACACAAGATGTAGCACAAATGATGGTACGCATTGtgggagagagagacagacacCCAGAACGTCATTTGATTCACAGGGAATGGATAGTTTATCTAGAACTCCGGGTGCTGGTACATTGCTAAAAACTCATACAGATACAATTGTAACGCAGCAGTTAGTAAAAGATAAAATAGCGTCTACAGTGCAAAGTCCTAGCAGCTTTTCACCAGTTAttcaggaacagaagaaaaccctTTTAGTTCAGTCCTCCcagtcaggtttttttgttcctttgcaCCTTGCTAACCAGCCTGGACTACAGGTGGTTTCAGGAAAATCTCTTCCATCGACCAGTTCGTCAGAAGGGCGTGTGACGAAAGGTGTACCtgcatcttttgttttaaataaaggacCTGGAATGATTTTGACTTTTAGCGGGGCAATTGGAACAGTTGCAAATGTCCCTAGTGATAGTTCTCAGGTTTTAGGGAGAGTTGCATCCAGAGAATATGGTAAAATAACCATACCAGCTTCAAaagtggaggggaaaaatgaCAGTTTCAGAAGCGTAAGAAGTTCCTGTAATAGGAGAGCATGTAGTACAGCAAATGACTCATTGAATAGTATGCCATTCAAAGGACCTCTTGTAATTACAAACTCATCAGAGTCATCTGTGAAAggaatttcttctgtgaaggTGTTACCAGAGCATCAGGATGCTGTCTTTCGTTCCTCGGAGTCAGTAAACCAACAGCAAACTAAACAGAAACAGCATGTTTATGCACTTTTGCCTGATGGACAGCAGGcagtttttttgaaatgtacGACACCAAACAAGGCTGTAGTTCATAAACATAGTGTTTTTCAGGATAATGTTCATTATCAAAATTCTCAACCAAAGAAAACTGGAGCCATGCAACAAAAGCTTTTGCTGAAAGTTAAGACTTCTACTTCAGATATGCTGGCTGATACCACTCAGTCAGTAAGCAACTCAGTGCCCTCACTACAGTTGGATAGCTCGCAGTCCCTTACTCCTGCACTAGCACAGAAACAAACTAATCTTACTTCTAACGATGCCTTAATCTTACCAGGTAGGTTAACGCCAGCAAATGCCTCTTTGGCAAGCTCTAATCCAGCATGTTGCATTCCTCCTGTAGAACCTGTTTATTCTAAGTCTGCGGGAACACGGTTGCAACAAGGTTCTATTGAGAGTATGCAAGTAATAACTGCTAACAACAGGAATAACTTTGGTAGTCAGAAGTCCACATGGAGCACCCgaaacagaactgcaaaagtAAAACCTCGTTTGAAACAAACTGGGTCTAAAAGTTCACAAACTGTGGGTGtgcaaagaaacaagaatttCAAACGGAAAAGTAAGGATAATTGCCCAGAACCTCCAAGAAAGAAGGTAATGTTGCACAGAAAGTGTAAGGAAAAGAATCAAGCTGAAGTTGTTAGTGAAACAGGTGGCCCTTACAAACCAAGGGCATCAAAAGAAACTGTGAGGACTTtgaaattacttccttttaatTCTAAACAGCTTGTAAAATGCCCTCGGAGAAACCAACCAGTTGTTGTGCTTAACCATCCTGATGCAGATGTTCCAGAAGTTGTAAATGTAATGAAAACCATTGCTAAATTTAAGGGACATGTTCTTAAGGTTTCATTGTCAAAAAGAACTATTGAAGCACTTCTGCAGCCGGCCTTCTGCAGTTCTTTGGATGTAACTACTGATGATCTTTCTCGAAAGAGGCACAGGACAATAAAACCTATTAGCCCTGTAAAAGAAAGATTTGTCTTAAAGTTGACACTGAAAAAGACTAGCAAAAACAATTATCAGATTGTAAAAACTACCTCTGATAATACCTTGAAAGCTAAGTttagctgctggttttgtggtAGAATATTTGACAATCAGGATAATTGGGTAGGACATGGACAGAGGCATCTGATGGAGGCTACTCAAGATTGGAATTTATTAATGTAA